One genomic region from Nocardia vinacea encodes:
- a CDS encoding VOC family protein, with protein sequence MPIATNAIAHVRLTVCDIDRSRAFYEKVFGWPVALEVPADADEATRQQFGFLFGGVIYRMEHGMIGLRPVGTDTFDEDRVGLDHLAFPLNSLAELEAAAAHLDACGVAREDIKDIGFSYILEFRDPDNIALELIVRK encoded by the coding sequence TTTGCGATATCGATCGGTCGCGGGCGTTCTACGAGAAGGTGTTCGGATGGCCGGTCGCGCTGGAGGTGCCCGCCGATGCGGACGAGGCGACGCGGCAGCAGTTCGGGTTCCTGTTCGGCGGGGTGATCTATCGGATGGAGCACGGGATGATCGGGTTGCGGCCGGTCGGCACCGATACCTTCGACGAAGACCGGGTCGGGCTCGATCATCTCGCGTTCCCGCTGAACTCACTGGCCGAATTGGAGGCTGCCGCAGCGCATCTCGATGCCTGCGGGGTCGCGCGCGAAGATATCAAGGACATCGGGTTCAGCTATATCCTCGAATTCCGGGATCCGGACAATATCGCGTTGGAACTGATCGTCCGCAAATAG